A DNA window from Ostrea edulis chromosome 5, xbOstEdul1.1, whole genome shotgun sequence contains the following coding sequences:
- the LOC130054801 gene encoding uncharacterized protein LOC130054801 isoform X1 produces MDSPSFTSQIETGIQHMSESVFVGLCRTVGTSQQVTMWRDLIDITQTVTTVMYSGSYRERFRMKGSDVDGMFWVNNKQVIWYLSQTQFYNVHGHSLILSVSSESPPGFTLLQLLTPRADIRVISALFTMNGGHYISSSISIERSHVLMYSLTIQSMW; encoded by the exons ATGGACTCCCCTAGTTTCACATCCCAAAT TGAAACAGGTATACAACATATGTCAGAGTCTGTGTTTGTGGGACTGTGTCGTACAGTGGGGACCTCACAACAGGTGACAATGTGGAGAGATTTGATAGACATTACGCAGACAGTAACAACAGTGATGTATAGTGGAAGTTACAGAGAAAGGTTCAGAATGAAGGGATCGGATGTGGATGGCATGTTTTGGGTTAACAACAAGCAAGTGATCTGGTACTTATCTCAGACCCAGTTTTACAATGTACACGGACATTCTCTGATTCTCTCTGTCTCTTCTGAAAGTCCACCCGGATTTACTTTACTGCAATTACTGACACCAAGAGCAGACATTAGAGTTATCTCAGCATTATTCACAATGAATGGTGGACATTATATATCTAGTTCTATAAGTATAGAGAGATCACATGTTCTGATGTATTCCCTAACTATACAGTCCATGTGGTAG
- the LOC130054801 gene encoding uncharacterized protein LOC130054801 isoform X2, giving the protein MDSPSFTSQIETGIQHMSESVFVGLCRTVGTSQQVTMWRDLIDITQTVTTVMYSGSYRERFRMKGSDVDGMFWVNNKQVIWMLLVNPGSKDD; this is encoded by the exons ATGGACTCCCCTAGTTTCACATCCCAAAT TGAAACAGGTATACAACATATGTCAGAGTCTGTGTTTGTGGGACTGTGTCGTACAGTGGGGACCTCACAACAGGTGACAATGTGGAGAGATTTGATAGACATTACGCAGACAGTAACAACAGTGATGTATAGTGGAAGTTACAGAGAAAGGTTCAGAATGAAGGGATCGGATGTGGATGGCATGTTTTGGGTTAACAACAAGCAAGTGATCTG GATGCTTCTGGTGAACCCTGGATCAAAAGATGATTGA